The genomic DNA GTGTCTGTTTACAGGAGGAGAGAACTTCAGCGATCTCACTTGCTAACAAATTGGTTGAAAATTTGAAGTCACAGGCTGTTCTGGTATATCTATTCATCAAACATGGTACACCGTGTGCATTTATTAATACTGACAATTTTCCACTCTTTTCCTTAAGGCTCGATTTTATGAAGGAAAGGAGCCTATACAATTCTTCTCTATTTTCCAGCACTTAATAATTTTCAAGGTTTGATTCTTCAAAGAACACCATTCATTTGGAGTAAATTGCTCGTGTTATCAATATAAATGTGGATTGGGATAGTCCAGGCCAGTCTTCTTTTCCGCATATCCTTGAGGATAGAACTGTATAGATTGGGTGTTTTCTATACCTTAAGCTTTTGGGAAAACAACAATTAAGAGTTCCTTTCCATATAGTAGTTCTACTTTGTGGTTAAGAAACTTGGCTTGATCTTTTCATGTTTCATCCTTGACAGGGTGGGGTTAGTTCTGGATACAAGAACTTTGTTGAGGAAAATAGCCTTGTTGATGATACATATTCAGAGGAAGGCATCGCACTTTTCCGGGTACAAGGATCTGGGCCAGAAAATATGCAAGCAATTCAAGTTGAACCAGTGAGTCTAGCATAAGCAATCTTGTTTTTTATAAACTTCAATATAAGCATGCTTTATTATACAATTTACCTTTATTGTGTAAGTTCTTTAAGCTataaatttatcttttttttctttaacaGGTGGCTTCATCTTTGAATTCGTCTTATTGTTACATACTGCACAGTGGAAATACTGTTTTCACATGGTCCGGAAGCCTGACTACATCTGTGGATCAGGAGTTAGTTGAGAGACTGCTTGATCTAATTAAGGTCAAACATAGCCTTGCAGTCCAGTTGACTTTTGTTCACTATGCCTTTGAGATGGAAACCTTACCATTCACTCAAATCTTTAATTTCGCATATGAACTCTTGAGATGAAGGAATCTAGAAGCATTTTATATTATTGACTAATTCCttatatgcttaattttattttttgcccCCCACGCTTATTGGATTCTCAATTTTTATGGTGTCTGGTTTCAGTGCTTGACCAAGAACACTTATTTTGGTATATTTTCTTTATATTCATTGACATACACCTCCAATTTTACAGCCAAATGTGCAGCCCAAAACACAAAAGGAGGGAACGGAAATTGATCAATTTTGGAGTATACTTGGAGGAAAATCTGAATTTCCTAGTCAGAAGATTGGAAAAGAACCAGAAAATGATCCTCACCTGTTCTCATGTTCATTCCTAAAAGGTAGGAAGTTAGAGGTACTTTCTATTTTTCCCACATGGTTATGTTCTCTGTTGTTCAGCAGATGTTCTAAAGTTCAGTTTTTCTGTACCTGAAACCGACTTTTGCTCTATTTATATGGGGGAAACAAAGGTAACCTGAAGGTAGGTATTCTTTAGTAGTATCCTTCTTGAAAATGGATCTCCAGTAATATAGAGTGAAACTGCGATAATATGATTGCATTGTGGTTGCAGGTTACTGAGATTTTCAACTTCACCCAAGATGATTTGATGACTGAAGATATGTTCATTCTGGATTGTCATTCGGACATATATGTTTGGGTTGGTCAGCACCTGGACCCTAAACTCCGGCAGCAAGCTTTAAGCATTGCAGAGGTATGAAATCTTTCATTTCTATTTTCTCCTTAACCCTTTGTTGCAGATACCCTGAGTTTCTCATCAGGATCTTTTGTTTTAACAGACATTTATAGAAAAAGATTTTCTTATGGAAAATCTCTCACGAGAACTACCACTATCTATAATTGTGGAAGGATGTGAACCACCGTTTTTCACTCGCTTCTTCAACTGGGACTATGCAAAATCAGCAGTAAGCTCTTGCATTCACATCCGGAGTTAAGTGTGTCTCAGTGTGGAGGTGGTACTAATGGAATATTTTCGCTTCTGCTTCATTGCAGATTCATGGTAATTCATTTCAAAGGAAGCTGGCAGTTGTAAAGAATGGGGCTACATTATCAGAAGTAATTTCCTTACCCTATCTAATGGTTTCTCTGGCGATACAATTGTCTTGTGAATAGAATGATTTATATAAGCTTATTCTGTTAATCATACAGTATCTGTTTTTAAGTACAGAAAGGTGATAGCGACAAACAGAGACGTAAAATGTAGTATTTCAGAAAAACAAGACAAGAAGCCTTGTGGATGAAGATAATTACACCTGATATTGAAAACACTTTCAAAAGTTGAAATGTGTGTTTGCCCTATCGACTCAAAAGCCATTTTTTATCTGAACCATTTTACCCTTGAAGATTTTGGCCTCAACAGTGAGCATCCACCCTAAACATGTCTTGTTTGGGATTATGAGTACTGTTGAGTCCTTATGAAAAGACTGCTTGTTGTGTTTAATTGACGGTGTTTTGGTTTTCCATAATGTTGAAATCCCTTTTGTATTACCTTGAAGTGAGAAAAGATTGATATAATGTAATTGAATGACAAACTTACACTTTTGATATGTTTACTTGCTATCAGAAACCCAAGCGTCGCACTCCaactaggggtgtcaattcgggtgggtcgggtcgggttgggtcgggttgagtttttttttttttttttttaacccaacccgaacccgaccaacccgatcaacccgaacccgacccatataacccgaaaatccgattcaaaacgacttttttgggctattttccctataattcttcacttttatctcaatattccatcattatcatacaaacatgatattaatatacataaaaacatctaaatttttaaaataaaatttgatttaactctaaaaaaaccttactctccaaccctccaacccgaacccgacccgaacccgaaaatgcccaacccgaacccgatttttttcgggtcgactcgggttgggtcgtcgggtcgggttcatttttgacacccctaactCCAACATCCCATATAGGGAGGTCCACTGTTCCTGACAAATCTCAGCGCTCCTCAAGAAGCATGTCCTTCAGCCCAGAACGTGTACGTGTTAGAGGAAGATCTCCTGCTTTCAATGCACTTGCTGCCAACTTTGAGAATCCAAATTCTAGGAATCTTTCAACTCCTCCAGCTCAAAGAAAACCTTCTCCAAAACCAGTGTTACTGGATTCTGCAAAAGTGGCACCAAAATCATCTGCAATTTCTAGCATATCTGCTTCTTTTGAACGCCCAAAAGAAACAATGATACCAAAGTCGATAATCCCCAAATCATTGAAAGGTATGCATGAAGTATTTCTTTTGAGTATTTCATGGTCTTAAGTATGCATTGTGCTTTTCCCAATTATACTTTTGACTTTCACATGCTAAAGTGAGCCCTGAGAACAACAAACCAAAACTGGAGGTAAATGCCAAGGGAAGCATCACCCCGTTGAGCAGCAAAATTGATACTCCCACAAAAGATGCAAAGGAAAGTGAAGCTGAAAATGAAGTAGGGCTGCTCATTTTCCCCTACGAACGCCTGAAGACTACTTCTGCTGACCCTGCTAAAGATATCGATGTGACCAAGAGAGAGGTGAATTCTCTTTcatcaagccatttagtttggcAATATGTTTGGATGTAAAATATCTGGTTCTGGTTGCAGACATACTTATCTTCCGTGGAGTTTAAAGAAAAGTTCGGTATGACAAAAGAAAGTTTCTACAACTTGGCCAAGTGGAAGCAAAACAGACTCAAAATAGCGCTTCAGCTCTTCTGAGGCCTACAAGCAAGTAACCTCGGGGGACAAAGACTTACTTTTATTTACAGTCTCAGTTAAGATTCAAACTCATCCCTTCAATTACCATCAAGTTGATGATCATCTGGCGCAGAGGGGATCCAACTTCTTTGTGTTTCCCCCAAATTCTATCTGTAGCTTATTCTTTTAAAGATTACAGCTTGATTGTGAGCTTTCTGTCTTTATTGCTTCGCTGAATTTGTTTCCAAAGGCAAAAACATGTTTTCCAAACGGAAGATTGTTTTAGTATTGTACAATCGAGGAGGAAGGAATTTTGTAAAGCCGAGTGTAAAAGCATAATTACTTAGTTATTGTAGGAATTTGCACGCACTAGTGAATTTATATTGTTTGGTAATGTTTATGGAGCTGCTCACTTCTTTTTTGCCGTTTGAGTTGTGGCCCATTGCTCCTCTCAATCATTGTTCGGCAGGAAAAAATTTGGTGGAAACGTAGGTATGAAATTCTTTCTCAATCAGACTTATCTATTTCTTAACCATCACTGACACTGTCACAGATGTCTGTTTGTGCGACAACAACACATAACTCCCTTTCCACCAAGCTCTAGAAAAGGCTTCTGGGCCACTCCATTGCCTCAAGGGCGTTATACAGTTGATAGATAAGCTATCTATTCCCCCAGTCCAACTCGCCCCCATCATCCACTGGGCAAGCCGGACAAGCAAGTAGCAATGACATGATGATGTTGATGCATTCTTTATCCACAAGCCATTAACTTATTGTTTTTGTTATTATTAATGCGCGTACATAACAAACAGAACTGATTCATGGAAGTGGGGCTTCTCCTTACACGGAACCGTAGATAAGTGCTTTGTGGCCGCCCACTAAGTTGATGAGATTATGTTGCGTCAACTGGACATCGGGTCATGTACATGtttattattttaaagaaaaGGTTAATTAATAAATTCATCCTGACATTTGTTTGGATTctcaaatctattttaaaaagaGTTCAATTTATTTTATGTGTTTCATGGAGCACAAAGTGCTTCAAGAGGTGGAGACCACATCTACAGAATCCGTTTTAtcctttaattaaaaaattttctttttctttttcttgttcacatttttaatatatatatatataggaaagatATAAAAATTTCCAAGTGAACCAGGGCGATGTTGACGGTTCGTTTAATGAGCGTTATCCAACGCCCAAGAGGCCCCCAGTCGCCGTCCGATGTGCTCTTTCTCGCGTCGCCCGCCGCTGATCCAACGGCGAGAATCTTTTCTCGGGACCGGAACAGGAAATGCGTTCGTTTCTTTGGCGAAGGGTGCTTGTCGCGTCCGTGCCAATTCAATGGCGTCCGCTTTAGGTATATTAAACCCTCGCCTTACGCGCCGTCTCCCTTAGTTTTTTTCTTCCGTGGAACGATTTCGCTGGACTCTCCTTCAATGTTCGGAGAAGCAAATCAAGGTACGTCtgcctctcctttctccccttccTCTCTCCGCCTCTTTTAGACTTCGCGACGAAAAAAGGGATGGACTTCTGGCTTCGAAGTTTCGATCTTGATCCCTTTGAAAAGAGAGAGTTTTGATCTTGGTTGGTTTTGCAGCGCCGTCTCGGCATAGAGCTGCGATTTTGGTGTTTCTGGTTTATTTTCGGATGGATTGGCTCGTGGCCTTGGAGGTTTTCAAGAGCTTtgattctattttttttcccACCAAGAGTTTTGCTTTTGGCGAAAGTAATTGGCCTTCTGTTAGTTTCTTcagacaacaaaaaaaaaaatttggctcGAGAGATTTCTTGTTGATTTTATTGGTGCCTATGGTGATTCTCACACGTTATGTTTTGTGCTCGGTGGTTGTGTAAAACTGGATTAGGTAGAAGACGAAGATGTTTTATCACACCGGAGTAAATAGCATAAACAAGTATTtccttctccatgtttttaatgCAAAGACCTTTTTGGTGCTCAGGCTTTCACGGGGTAGGTTTATGATGTGTTCTCATTACTGTTTCATTATTCCTTAGTTTGATGTTAGCAATGAAATCTACAATTTTGTGTAGCTCTACTTGCGAGTCATGCCTTTCGTTCATACTTAATGGTGgcgttatgactttctatgaacAAACATGACCATGCTTTGATTTCCACGGAAGTATATCTTGGTTTATTATCTTTGATATCAAACTTTGCAAGATGATTTCCAGTGGTTTCACGAGTTCATAGGCAGGGTCCTGCCTTCCCTAGTTTTTCTTGATTCGACCATCTGGAAATTGGTGATATGTTGAGAACTTGTTGATTTGATTTGTAGATACTCTTTTACGCAATTCACTTAAACTCTATTGCTTTGTTTATCTTCTACAACTTTTGGATTCTTAATTTCTAATGCGCTGCTGATAATTTTATGCAACTGCCTTGATAATATGAATTTGTCCAATCATGGACTTTATTTTATTTGTGCATGAAGATCTCCATTGATGATATTGTTATATCTTGCTCAGTTGTTAATTCTAAGACTTTGTGCTTCGATGATGATGTACAGGAAATGATAGATAATGAAATGAAATCGGAAAGAGTCAAAGAGGAGAAATAAGTTCCTTTGTGCTTTGCTATGGAGGACTCTATGGGAAGAAGGACTGCTAGTGGGATCATAACGAGCAAAGGTGGATGCAGCATTACCTTTAGGGAACAGAAGTTCCATGACAGAAGCATCAGATACTGTAACCGGAAAGGATGTTGTGCTAGTCGCTATTCCATTAAAGTCACCCAGGTAGGAGAAGACAAAACTTCCTGTCGCTCAGGTTCATCTAAGTCACCATCGTCTATTGGTTTTAGAGAGTCGACATTGGAGAAGAGATATGATGAAGAAGATGTTGCAGAAAGTAGTAGTAGACAAGCTGATAG from Zingiber officinale cultivar Zhangliang chromosome 4A, Zo_v1.1, whole genome shotgun sequence includes the following:
- the LOC121971097 gene encoding villin-3-like isoform X2: MAVSLKDVDPAFQGAGQKAGLEIWRIENFCPVLMESSSHRKFFTGDSYVILKTTALKNGSLQHDIHYWLGKDTSQDEAGTVAIKTIELDAALGGRAVQYREVQGHETEKFLSYFRPCIIPQQGGISSGFKHTEINAHEHVTRLFVCSGKHVVNVKEVPFARSSLNHDDIFILDTTSKIFQFNGSNSSIQERAKALEVVQYLKDTYHEGKCEVAAVEDGKMMADADAGEFWGYFGGFAPLPRKVASEGDRKAYSSYMKLLCVDKGQTSPVEAESLTRKLLDTYKCYLLDCGAEIYLWMGRSTSLAQRKAASSAAEELLLEPPRPHARVIRIIEGFETVTFRSKFDQWPQKNDAVVSEESRGKVAAFLKRQGLNVKGLDKASPVHDEPQPYIDCTGNLQVWRINGKDKNLLSSSDQCKFFSGDCYIFQYAYPGEIKDENLIGTWLGKKSNEEERTSAISLANKLVENLKSQAVLARFYEGKEPIQFFSIFQHLIIFKGGVSSGYKNFVEENSLVDDTYSEEGIALFRVQGSGPENMQAIQVEPVASSLNSSYCYILHSGNTVFTWSGSLTTSVDQELVERLLDLIKPNVQPKTQKEGTEIDQFWSILGGKSEFPSQKIGKEPENDPHLFSCSFLKGNLKVTEIFNFTQDDLMTEDMFILDCHSDIYVWVGQHLDPKLRQQALSIAETFIEKDFLMENLSRELPLSIIVEGCEPPFFTRFFNWDYAKSAIHGNSFQRKLAVVKNGATLSEKPKRRTPTSHIGRSTVPDKSQRSSRSMSFSPERVRVRGRSPAFNALAANFENPNSRNLSTPPAQRKPSPKPVLLDSAKVAPKSSAISSISASFERPKETMIPKSIIPKSLKVSPENNKPKLEVNAKGSITPLSSKIDTPTKDAKESEAENEVGLLIFPYERLKTTSADPAKDIDVTKRETYLSSVEFKEKFGMTKESFYNLAKWKQNRLKIALQLF
- the LOC121971097 gene encoding villin-3-like isoform X1; amino-acid sequence: MQNIAVYLDSVASHCFRFCKYIVVFKRRPNTQDFKVLPTRESTYAYLGQLFLNNPHSGLEIWRIENFCPVLMESSSHRKFFTGDSYVILKTTALKNGSLQHDIHYWLGKDTSQDEAGTVAIKTIELDAALGGRAVQYREVQGHETEKFLSYFRPCIIPQQGGISSGFKHTEINAHEHVTRLFVCSGKHVVNVKEVPFARSSLNHDDIFILDTTSKIFQFNGSNSSIQERAKALEVVQYLKDTYHEGKCEVAAVEDGKMMADADAGEFWGYFGGFAPLPRKVASEGDRKAYSSYMKLLCVDKGQTSPVEAESLTRKLLDTYKCYLLDCGAEIYLWMGRSTSLAQRKAASSAAEELLLEPPRPHARVIRIIEGFETVTFRSKFDQWPQKNDAVVSEESRGKVAAFLKRQGLNVKGLDKASPVHDEPQPYIDCTGNLQVWRINGKDKNLLSSSDQCKFFSGDCYIFQYAYPGEIKDENLIGTWLGKKSNEEERTSAISLANKLVENLKSQAVLARFYEGKEPIQFFSIFQHLIIFKGGVSSGYKNFVEENSLVDDTYSEEGIALFRVQGSGPENMQAIQVEPVASSLNSSYCYILHSGNTVFTWSGSLTTSVDQELVERLLDLIKPNVQPKTQKEGTEIDQFWSILGGKSEFPSQKIGKEPENDPHLFSCSFLKGNLKVTEIFNFTQDDLMTEDMFILDCHSDIYVWVGQHLDPKLRQQALSIAETFIEKDFLMENLSRELPLSIIVEGCEPPFFTRFFNWDYAKSAIHGNSFQRKLAVVKNGATLSEKPKRRTPTSHIGRSTVPDKSQRSSRSMSFSPERVRVRGRSPAFNALAANFENPNSRNLSTPPAQRKPSPKPVLLDSAKVAPKSSAISSISASFERPKETMIPKSIIPKSLKVSPENNKPKLEVNAKGSITPLSSKIDTPTKDAKESEAENEVGLLIFPYERLKTTSADPAKDIDVTKRETYLSSVEFKEKFGMTKESFYNLAKWKQNRLKIALQLF